The region CTGCTTAGCGACAGCGGCGGCCTGGGCAAGATCTTGGCGGACTTCGGCGGTTATCGCGCCATGCCCGCCCTGATTTCGGTCCTGGTGTTCGCGGTGTACTGGATCGGTGTGTGGCTGACCCTGCGCATGGTCGACGCCAAGGCGGCGCGGGCTCAGGCCCAGAAGACGCAGGCCGCCAAGCAGGCTGGCTGAGCGGCAAGGCGGCGCTGACTACAAGTGGTCGGCGCCGAACTGTTAAAGTCCTGGACTTGAGGTCCGAAGCCGGCGGTTTCGGATCTGACCCTGGGACAAGCAACACGATGCATGCCGGACGCGGCACGCAAGGCAGGTAAGTACGATGGCTGTTGTGGCAGCGGGGCGCTTGGGGCGGGCTAGCTCGCGAGTCGCCGATTTCCTGCGCGACCATGCTTCTATGCTGCGCAAGCTGCAGTGGGGCATCGTCGCGCTTTATGCGTTTCTGTTGATCGTGCCCGCGGCCATGCCGCTGCCCGACAATACCGCGTCCGTCTTCAACAATCTGACCATCGTCGCGCAGTTTGCCTTCTGGGGCATCTGGTGGCCCTTCGTGCTGGTGTCCATGCCAGTGATGGGACGCGCCTGGTGCGGGCTCTTCTGTCCGGAGGGCATGCTTACCGAGTGGGCCAGCGAACGCGGTCAGGGGCATGCCATTCCCCGCTGGATGCGCTGGGGCGGCTGGCCCTTCGTGGCTTTCGCCTTGACGACGGTGTACGGCCAGATGGTCAGCGTGTATCAGTATCCGCTGGCGGTGCTGGTGGTGCTGGGCGGTTCCACCGTGGCGGCCATGATCGTGGGCTGGCGCTACGGCCGCAGCAAGCGGGTCTGGTGTAAATACCTGTGCCCGGTCAACGGCGTGTTCAATCTGCTGGCCAAACTGGCGCCCTGGCATTTCAAGGTCGACGAGCAGGCCTGGCGCCATCCCGTCATCCGCATCGAACCCATCAACTGTGCGCCGCTGGTGCCTTTGCGCCAGATGAAGACCGCGGGCGATTGCCATATGTGCGGCCGTTGCAGCGGTTATCGCGGCGCCCTGACCCTGGGCCCCCGTTCGCCCGAGCACGAAGTGGTCGAGACTTCCGATGGCGACGCCTGGCAGACCGCCTTGATGGCCTTCGGCATGATGGGCATCGCCATGGGCGCGTTCCTGTGGACGTCCAGCCCCTGGTTCGTCACCATGAAGCAATGGTTGGCCACATGGCTGATCGAGCGCGATATCACCTGGCCGCTGCTGGACAACGCGCCCTGGTACCTCCTGACCCACTACCCCGAAGTCAACGACAGCTTCTCCTGGCTGGACGGCGGCTGTCTGCTGTTGTTCGTGGCCGGCACCACCGCCGTCATCGGCGGCGCGCTTTACCTGGCCCTGTGGCTGGCCGACCGCATCCTGCCGGCGCTGGCGCCGCGCACCTGGATCGGCGGTCCTGGCTTGCACAAGCTGGCGCAGCCTTTGATCCCCTCCGCCGGCATCGGCGTGTTCCTGGGGCTGACGGCCACCACCATCACCTTGCTCAAGCACGAGGGCATGGCCGCGCATTGGGCCAATCCCGTGCGCTTCACGCTGCTGGTCCTGGCCATCGCGTGGACCCTGCGCCTGGCGTGGCGCGTGATGGCGCAACGCCAGGGCGCCGGCGTGGGCCGCCGCCTGGCCGCGTGGCTGGTGTTCGCCGCTGGCCTGGCGCCGTTCTGCTACGCCTGGGTGCTGTTGTTCCTGATCTGGTGATTCAGGGCGCCGTCGCGGCAGGAGCGCTCGCGGGCGCGGCTTCCCGCGTCAGGAAGTGCGCGTCCCAGACATCACGGCAAAAGTCCGGCACGTGCCCGTCGTCTTCGCCTATGCAGCCCGTCCAGATGGACGCGTGATCGGCGCAATCGAAGTAACTGCCGCTGGATGGGATGCGCCTG is a window of Bordetella sp. N DNA encoding:
- a CDS encoding 4Fe-4S binding protein, yielding MAVVAAGRLGRASSRVADFLRDHASMLRKLQWGIVALYAFLLIVPAAMPLPDNTASVFNNLTIVAQFAFWGIWWPFVLVSMPVMGRAWCGLFCPEGMLTEWASERGQGHAIPRWMRWGGWPFVAFALTTVYGQMVSVYQYPLAVLVVLGGSTVAAMIVGWRYGRSKRVWCKYLCPVNGVFNLLAKLAPWHFKVDEQAWRHPVIRIEPINCAPLVPLRQMKTAGDCHMCGRCSGYRGALTLGPRSPEHEVVETSDGDAWQTALMAFGMMGIAMGAFLWTSSPWFVTMKQWLATWLIERDITWPLLDNAPWYLLTHYPEVNDSFSWLDGGCLLLFVAGTTAVIGGALYLALWLADRILPALAPRTWIGGPGLHKLAQPLIPSAGIGVFLGLTATTITLLKHEGMAAHWANPVRFTLLVLAIAWTLRLAWRVMAQRQGAGVGRRLAAWLVFAAGLAPFCYAWVLLFLIW